A section of the bacterium SCSIO 12696 genome encodes:
- the oadA gene encoding sodium-extruding oxaloacetate decarboxylase subunit alpha, with product MSEATSANNPVSITDVVLRDSHQSLFATRLRIDDMLPIAEKLDQVGFWSLETWGGATFDACIRYLGEDPWERIRELKKAMPNTPQQMLFRGQNILGYRHYADDVVEKFVERCAVNGVDVFRVFDAMNDMRNLETALKAVKKVGMHAQGTLSYTLSPVHTIDTWMGMAKRIEDMGADSICIKDMAGLLKPYTGEELVKRLKTETDLRVHLHAHATTGLSTATALKCIEAGIDNVDTAISSMSMTYGHSPTESLVAILQGTERDTGLELGPLEDIAAYFREVRKKYAKFEGSLKGVDSRILVAQVPGGMLTNMENQLRDQGAEDKFDEVLAEIPKVREDLGFIPLVTPTSQIVGTQSVLNVLTGERYKSISKETQGVLKGEYGATPAPVNSELQAKVLDGAEPITCRPADLLEPELDKLTDEVEQLTAEKGIEMVGGDNRIDDVLTYALFPQIGLKFLQNRGDPSAFEPVPTGKDVPTTDSGEEIYTVNVEGKDYTVTVNAGGDVSGIVPPSAGAGGGADAGSAPAAPSAPVAAGGDPVPSPLAGNIFKVLVSPGQQVAEGQNIIILEAMKMETAVSAPKAGTIGEIKVAEGDSVAVGATLATIG from the coding sequence CACCAATCCCTGTTTGCTACGCGGCTGCGTATTGACGATATGCTGCCCATCGCCGAAAAGCTGGACCAAGTGGGCTTTTGGTCATTGGAAACCTGGGGCGGAGCGACCTTTGACGCTTGCATTCGCTACTTGGGGGAAGATCCTTGGGAGCGTATTCGCGAGCTGAAAAAAGCCATGCCCAATACCCCGCAGCAAATGTTGTTCCGTGGCCAGAATATTCTCGGCTACCGCCACTACGCCGACGATGTGGTAGAAAAGTTTGTGGAGCGCTGCGCGGTCAATGGTGTGGATGTGTTTCGGGTGTTCGACGCCATGAACGATATGCGCAATCTGGAAACCGCCCTCAAAGCTGTTAAGAAAGTAGGTATGCACGCCCAGGGTACGCTTTCGTATACCTTGAGCCCGGTTCACACCATCGATACCTGGATGGGCATGGCCAAGCGCATTGAGGACATGGGTGCCGATTCTATTTGCATTAAAGACATGGCCGGGCTGCTGAAGCCTTACACGGGCGAGGAGCTGGTCAAGCGCCTGAAAACCGAAACCGACCTGCGCGTACACCTGCACGCCCATGCCACCACTGGCCTTTCTACCGCCACCGCCCTGAAGTGCATTGAAGCGGGCATTGATAACGTAGACACCGCTATTTCCTCCATGTCTATGACCTATGGCCACAGCCCCACGGAATCCCTGGTGGCCATATTACAGGGCACCGAGCGGGATACTGGCCTGGAGCTGGGGCCACTGGAAGACATTGCCGCCTACTTCCGTGAGGTGCGGAAAAAATACGCCAAGTTTGAAGGCTCACTGAAGGGTGTTGATTCTCGCATCCTGGTGGCGCAAGTGCCCGGTGGCATGCTCACCAATATGGAAAACCAGCTGCGCGACCAGGGCGCAGAAGACAAGTTTGACGAAGTACTGGCAGAAATCCCCAAAGTGCGGGAAGACCTGGGCTTTATCCCTTTGGTAACCCCCACCTCGCAAATTGTTGGCACCCAGTCAGTGCTTAACGTACTGACCGGCGAACGCTACAAATCCATCTCCAAAGAAACCCAAGGAGTTCTGAAAGGGGAGTACGGTGCCACGCCTGCACCGGTCAACAGCGAGTTGCAAGCCAAGGTGCTGGATGGTGCTGAGCCGATCACCTGCCGCCCTGCGGATTTGCTGGAGCCGGAACTGGATAAACTCACCGACGAGGTGGAGCAGCTGACTGCCGAAAAAGGCATTGAAATGGTGGGCGGCGACAATCGCATCGACGATGTACTCACTTACGCACTGTTCCCGCAAATCGGCCTCAAGTTCCTGCAAAACCGTGGCGATCCGTCTGCCTTTGAGCCAGTGCCTACCGGTAAGGATGTACCTACAACCGACAGTGGCGAAGAAATCTACACCGTTAACGTAGAAGGCAAGGACTATACGGTGACTGTTAACGCCGGCGGCGATGTCAGCGGTATTGTGCCGCCTTCTGCAGGTGCTGGCGGTGGTGCCGATGCTGGCAGTGCGCCTGCCGCCCCAAGTGCCCCAGTAGCTGCCGGCGGCGACCCTGTGCCATCGCCATTGGCGGGCAATATCTTTAAGGTGCTGGTGTCTCCAGGGCAGCAAGTGGCGGAAGGCCAGAACATTATTATTCTGGAAGCCATGAAAATGGAGACCGCGGTATCTGCGCCCAAGGCAGGAACCATTGGCGAGATCAAGGTGGCAGAGGGCGACTCCGTCGCCGTCGGCGCCACTCTGGCCACCATAGGGTAA
- a CDS encoding sodium ion-translocating decarboxylase subunit beta, whose amino-acid sequence MDSLLNLWADSGLSQLTGGQCVMIVVGLGLLFLAIKKGFEPLLLVPIGFGTVLVNIPGAGFEAAPVYDALGHLESPGGLMYYIYHVGIESGIFPLIIFMGVGAMTDFGPMLANPKTLFLGAAAQFGIFTTVIGAVALSAAGIFDFSIQDAASIGIIGGADGPTAIFVTSKLSPDLLGAIAVAAYSYMALVPIIQPPIMKALTTPEERQIKMEQLRHVSKAEKIVFPLTLLVLVALFLPSAAPLLGMFCFGNLMKECGVVARLSDTTQNALINIVTIFLGLGVGSKMSADKFLNGETLGILALGMVAFCIGTACGVLMAKAMNKFGKTPINPLIGSAGVSAVPMAARVSNKVGLEANPHNFLLMHAMGPNVAGVIGSAVAAGVMLSMVG is encoded by the coding sequence ATGGACTCCTTACTGAACTTGTGGGCCGACTCCGGCCTGTCGCAGCTTACCGGCGGCCAGTGTGTGATGATTGTGGTGGGCCTGGGCCTACTGTTTTTGGCCATCAAAAAAGGCTTTGAACCGCTGTTGTTGGTGCCTATCGGCTTTGGTACTGTGTTGGTCAACATTCCTGGCGCAGGCTTTGAAGCGGCTCCGGTGTACGACGCTCTGGGCCATCTGGAAAGCCCCGGCGGCTTGATGTACTACATCTACCACGTGGGTATCGAATCCGGCATTTTCCCGCTGATTATCTTTATGGGCGTGGGCGCCATGACCGACTTTGGCCCCATGCTCGCCAACCCCAAAACCCTGTTTTTGGGGGCAGCGGCCCAGTTCGGTATTTTTACCACGGTGATTGGCGCAGTGGCGTTAAGCGCCGCTGGTATTTTTGATTTCAGCATTCAGGATGCGGCCTCTATTGGCATTATCGGCGGTGCCGACGGGCCAACGGCTATTTTTGTTACCAGCAAACTGTCGCCGGATTTATTGGGAGCCATTGCGGTAGCGGCTTATTCCTATATGGCACTGGTGCCCATTATTCAGCCGCCCATTATGAAAGCGCTCACCACCCCGGAAGAACGCCAGATCAAAATGGAACAGCTACGCCATGTATCCAAAGCGGAAAAAATCGTCTTCCCTTTGACACTGTTGGTACTGGTGGCGTTGTTCCTGCCCAGTGCGGCGCCGTTATTGGGCATGTTCTGTTTCGGTAATCTGATGAAAGAATGTGGCGTGGTAGCGCGCCTGAGCGATACTACCCAAAATGCCCTGATCAATATTGTCACCATCTTCCTGGGCCTGGGTGTGGGCTCAAAAATGAGTGCTGACAAATTCCTTAACGGAGAAACTCTGGGCATTCTGGCTCTGGGTATGGTGGCCTTCTGCATCGGCACCGCCTGTGGCGTGCTGATGGCCAAAGCCATGAACAAATTTGGCAAAACCCCCATCAACCCGCTGATTGGCTCTGCCGGTGTCTCCGCTGTGCCCATGGCGGCGCGGGTATCCAACAAAGTGGGCTTGGAAGCCAACCCTCACAATTTCCTGTTGATGCATGCCATGGGGCCGAATGTGGCCGGTGTGATTGGTTCCGCGGTAGCGGCAGGGGTGATGTTGTCGATGGTGGGGTGA
- a CDS encoding VOC family protein, whose translation MNLGAFSISLAVKDLQASRQFYEKLGFSVYCGEPEQNWLILKNGDHIIGLFQGMFENNILTFNPGWDQNAHPTDEYTDVRQLQQSLKEQGVDITNAVDEAGSGPGSFMVTDPDGNQVLIDQHVG comes from the coding sequence ATGAATCTGGGTGCATTTTCTATCAGTTTGGCAGTGAAAGACCTTCAAGCTTCAAGGCAGTTTTACGAAAAGCTGGGTTTTTCGGTGTATTGCGGTGAACCGGAACAGAACTGGTTAATTCTGAAAAACGGTGATCATATTATCGGTCTGTTTCAGGGTATGTTCGAAAATAACATCCTTACGTTTAACCCTGGTTGGGATCAGAATGCGCATCCCACAGATGAATACACAGATGTTCGCCAATTGCAGCAATCCTTAAAGGAGCAAGGAGTGGACATTACCAATGCAGTGGACGAAGCGGGTTCAGGGCCAGGCAGCTTTATGGTGACAGACCCGGACGGCAATCAAGTACTGATCGATCAGCATGTCGGCTAA
- a CDS encoding BolA/IbaG family iron-sulfur metabolism protein, with protein MKIQNQIEQKLQAEFSPAYLSVVNESHMHSVPVNSETHFKVVIAAEGFVGKRQVQRHQSIYALLAEELAGEVHALALHTYSPQEWAEQGTAAESPQCLGGSKRDQ; from the coding sequence ATGAAGATTCAAAACCAAATTGAGCAAAAGCTCCAGGCGGAGTTCAGCCCAGCTTATTTGAGTGTGGTGAATGAAAGCCACATGCACTCGGTACCCGTCAACTCAGAAACCCACTTCAAAGTGGTTATTGCCGCTGAAGGCTTTGTGGGAAAACGCCAGGTGCAGCGCCACCAATCGATTTACGCCCTGTTGGCCGAAGAGCTGGCAGGGGAGGTGCACGCCTTGGCGCTGCACACCTATTCGCCTCAGGAGTGGGCAGAGCAGGGTACAGCTGCAGAGTCACCCCAGTGCCTGGGAGGCAGCAAGCGTGACCAGTGA
- a CDS encoding DEAD/DEAH box helicase: MFEDLHLHQRLLQALGKEGFSEATPVQAQVIPQALDGRDLLVTAETGSGKTAAFLLPVMQRLMETDAPKSGTRALVLAPTRELARQVLAHCIKLKKMTHLKADVITGGVEFRYQKAMLRKNPEIIVATPGRILEHLEKGSADFSDLEVLVLDEADRMLDMGFSDDVLTIASACNTERQTLLLSATLKHRGIRKVADAVLRNPQTIAVNAVRAEHSSIRQQIVLADDVEHKQKLLLKLLQQEGAQKAVVFTNTIAGAEKLVGWLYNSEFQAGVLHGDMMQDERNHVMQLMRRGQLDVLVATDVAARGLDVQGVGLVVNFDMARSGDDYVHRIGRTGRAGEQGLAVSFIVSTEWNLMASIERYLKTRFERRKIAGLEGKYKGPKKLKSSGKAAGTKKKKQAKKTGKPVAKKAPSPRRSSGRRSAHDSSKEEGFTPLRKK, encoded by the coding sequence TTGTTTGAAGACTTACACCTGCACCAGCGCCTTCTACAGGCGCTGGGCAAAGAGGGGTTTAGTGAAGCGACCCCTGTGCAGGCACAAGTGATTCCGCAAGCTCTGGACGGTCGAGACTTGCTAGTAACCGCAGAGACCGGCAGTGGTAAAACCGCGGCCTTTTTATTGCCAGTGATGCAACGGTTGATGGAAACCGATGCCCCTAAAAGCGGCACCCGTGCGCTAGTGCTTGCCCCTACTCGTGAATTGGCACGTCAGGTATTGGCTCACTGTATCAAGCTAAAAAAAATGACCCACCTGAAGGCAGACGTGATTACCGGTGGTGTGGAATTTCGTTACCAAAAAGCGATGCTGCGCAAGAACCCGGAAATTATTGTAGCCACGCCAGGACGTATTCTTGAACACTTGGAAAAGGGTTCTGCGGATTTTTCCGATCTGGAAGTACTGGTGCTGGACGAAGCCGACCGCATGCTGGATATGGGCTTTAGCGATGATGTGTTGACCATTGCCAGTGCTTGCAACACCGAACGCCAAACCTTGCTGTTATCTGCCACCTTAAAACATCGTGGTATTCGCAAAGTGGCGGATGCGGTGCTTCGCAATCCGCAAACCATTGCGGTCAATGCGGTTCGGGCAGAACACAGCAGCATCCGCCAGCAAATCGTGCTGGCAGACGATGTGGAACACAAACAGAAACTGTTGTTGAAGTTGCTACAACAGGAAGGCGCTCAAAAAGCCGTGGTATTTACCAATACCATTGCTGGCGCAGAAAAATTGGTTGGCTGGTTGTACAACAGCGAATTTCAAGCGGGCGTTTTGCATGGGGATATGATGCAGGACGAGCGCAATCATGTGATGCAGCTGATGCGTCGCGGCCAGTTGGATGTTCTGGTAGCCACGGATGTGGCGGCTCGTGGCCTCGATGTGCAGGGCGTTGGTCTGGTGGTTAATTTTGATATGGCCCGCAGTGGTGATGATTATGTACACCGCATTGGCCGCACTGGGCGTGCCGGTGAACAGGGCTTGGCGGTGTCATTTATTGTGTCCACGGAATGGAATTTGATGGCGTCCATCGAGCGCTACCTGAAAACCCGCTTTGAACGCCGCAAGATTGCCGGCTTGGAGGGCAAGTACAAAGGACCGAAAAAACTTAAGTCATCCGGTAAGGCGGCGGGCACCAAAAAGAAAAAACAAGCCAAAAAAACCGGCAAGCCAGTGGCGAAAAAAGCGCCTTCTCCGCGCCGTTCATCGGGGCGAAGAAGTGCTCATGACAGCTCCAAGGAAGAAGGTTTTACGCCGTTGAGGAAGAAGTAG
- a CDS encoding class II glutamine amidotransferase has protein sequence MCRFALYLGDQAIPVSALVTEPEHSLIHQSYQSRERSEPLNGDGFGVAWYAESNAEPALFKDISPAWSNANLRHLARVTKSRCILAHVRAATAGLPVTYTNCHPFGEQQLSFMHNGELSCFTEKRRQGLAMLSDRAYRVIKGTTDSEFLFALFLDQYWELPSDSTPLQRLKTALRQTIQKAAELSDRNRYGTSTLNLVVADGQRVVASRYTDGNPEEANSLYVQSGGSYCCEDGFCSMTDTEAQHRSVIITSEGLNDDPQWQRVPVNHFVTVDKALEVVLEKI, from the coding sequence ATGTGCCGTTTTGCGCTTTATCTTGGCGACCAGGCCATCCCGGTCAGTGCACTGGTTACTGAACCAGAGCATTCTCTAATCCATCAGAGTTACCAAAGCCGCGAACGCAGCGAGCCCCTGAACGGTGATGGTTTTGGGGTTGCCTGGTACGCAGAGAGCAATGCAGAACCGGCGCTATTTAAGGACATTTCTCCGGCGTGGAGCAATGCCAACCTACGCCATCTGGCACGCGTGACCAAAAGCCGTTGCATACTCGCTCATGTTCGTGCCGCCACTGCTGGGCTACCAGTGACTTACACCAACTGCCACCCGTTTGGGGAACAGCAGCTAAGCTTTATGCACAACGGTGAGTTGAGCTGCTTTACAGAAAAACGTCGCCAGGGTTTGGCGATGCTCTCTGACCGCGCTTACCGAGTGATTAAGGGCACCACCGATTCAGAATTTTTATTCGCCCTGTTTCTGGACCAGTATTGGGAGCTACCCAGTGACAGCACACCACTACAACGGCTGAAAACAGCACTGAGGCAAACCATACAAAAAGCCGCCGAATTGTCGGACAGGAACCGTTACGGCACCAGTACCCTCAACCTGGTGGTCGCCGACGGGCAGCGAGTTGTCGCCAGCCGCTATACCGACGGCAACCCGGAAGAAGCCAATTCACTTTATGTACAAAGTGGCGGCAGCTATTGCTGCGAAGATGGATTTTGTTCAATGACAGACACCGAAGCACAACATCGCTCGGTGATTATTACCTCAGAGGGCCTTAACGACGACCCTCAATGGCAACGGGTACCGGTGAATCATTTTGTGACTGTCGACAAGGCTTTGGAGGTCGTGTTAGAAAAGATTTAG
- a CDS encoding outer membrane beta-barrel protein, whose protein sequence is MKNRKALSLAINAVLGSALLFGTAAATAHEAGDFIVRAGLASVQPGNGNGPLDLNGAAIANSSARVESDEALGITATYMISDHWGIELLASSPFDHDITADTGDLGFGVINAGSTEHLPPTLSIQYFPMDNSSAWQPYVGLGVNYTLFFSEDVSSTLQGAVAPATLDIDDSIGIAAQVGVDYSIDEHWLVNAGIWYADINADATFTFNNGATLSKDVDIDPVVYMISVGYKF, encoded by the coding sequence ATGAAAAATCGCAAAGCCCTCTCTCTGGCCATCAATGCCGTTCTGGGTAGTGCACTGTTATTTGGCACCGCGGCAGCCACTGCCCACGAAGCCGGTGACTTTATCGTTCGCGCCGGTTTGGCTTCTGTTCAACCGGGTAATGGAAATGGCCCCCTGGATTTGAATGGGGCAGCCATTGCCAACTCTTCTGCACGGGTCGAAAGCGACGAAGCGCTGGGTATTACCGCTACCTATATGATCAGTGACCACTGGGGCATTGAGTTGCTGGCCTCTTCCCCGTTTGACCACGACATTACCGCGGATACCGGTGATTTGGGCTTTGGTGTGATTAACGCCGGTAGCACTGAGCACCTGCCACCTACCTTGAGTATTCAGTACTTCCCTATGGACAACAGCAGTGCCTGGCAGCCTTACGTGGGCCTGGGTGTGAACTACACGCTGTTCTTCTCTGAAGACGTGTCCAGCACCTTGCAGGGCGCCGTGGCACCGGCCACTTTGGATATTGACGACTCCATCGGTATTGCCGCTCAGGTGGGTGTGGATTACAGCATTGATGAACACTGGCTGGTTAATGCCGGTATCTGGTACGCCGATATCAATGCCGACGCTACCTTTACCTTCAACAATGGCGCCACCCTGAGCAAAGATGTCGATATCGACCCTGTGGTGTACATGATCTCTGTCGGCTACAAATTCTAA
- the fnr gene encoding fumarate/nitrate reduction transcriptional regulator Fnr — MAQAATDKKCPHSQVSCGDCRMNALCLPLALQSEEIDRLDNIVQRGRPFHREDHVYNAGTEFKSVYAVRSGCIKSYYINDDGQEQVTGFHLPGEIFGVDGIGHNRYVNSAIALETSAICEIPFSRLEELSMQIPSLQRHFFQLMSREITNDQQLITQLSKNSAEERIATLVLSLSSRNARRKLSSTQLRLPMSRADIGNYLGLTVETVSRVFSRFQKQGILAVDKKEIEILDVERLQEMANT, encoded by the coding sequence ATGGCTCAAGCAGCAACGGATAAAAAGTGCCCTCACAGCCAGGTAAGCTGTGGCGATTGCCGTATGAATGCACTCTGCTTACCTCTGGCATTGCAAAGTGAAGAAATTGATCGCCTCGACAACATTGTGCAGCGAGGCCGGCCATTTCACCGAGAAGATCACGTATACAACGCCGGTACCGAATTTAAATCGGTGTATGCGGTGCGCAGTGGCTGCATCAAGTCTTACTACATCAATGACGACGGCCAGGAACAGGTTACTGGCTTCCACCTGCCCGGTGAAATATTTGGCGTCGACGGCATTGGCCACAATCGCTATGTAAACTCCGCTATCGCGCTTGAGACTTCGGCCATTTGTGAAATCCCGTTTTCCCGCTTGGAAGAATTGAGCATGCAGATTCCATCACTGCAGCGACACTTCTTCCAATTGATGAGCCGTGAAATCACTAACGATCAACAGCTGATTACCCAGCTGAGCAAAAACAGTGCCGAGGAACGCATCGCCACTCTGGTTCTCAGCCTTTCCAGCCGCAATGCCCGCCGCAAACTGTCCAGCACCCAACTGCGTTTGCCCATGTCTCGAGCAGATATTGGCAATTACCTGGGCCTGACTGTGGAAACGGTCAGTCGGGTATTCAGCCGCTTCCAAAAGCAAGGTATTCTTGCGGTGGACAAAAAAGAAATTGAAATTTTGGATGTGGAACGGTTACAGGAAATGGCCAATACCTGA